In Haliaeetus albicilla chromosome 2, bHalAlb1.1, whole genome shotgun sequence, a single genomic region encodes these proteins:
- the RARRES2 gene encoding retinoic acid receptor responder protein 2: protein MSLTFSWVDAGIPTACTRAGRPPAVAVSGPSSPWPCQRGRAGAGGRASSLRGQPGGGKRAVPRKSVNERPKPPAGRLARLSGVRQPRQPPTAGMRFPLALCLGLVALATASQSPLQRRVVKEVLEYFHSRSNVQFFFKEQAVEGAVEREDPSGTFVQLRVNLVQTACGKRAPRRQNCRTLENRRKPTCLACYKFDSSDVPKVLDKYQNCGPSHHLAVKEIKHRDEAECRAVEEAGKSVDVLYLPGMYAFSKGLPA, encoded by the exons ATGAGCCTCACATTTTCCTGGGTTGATGCCGGTATCCCCACCGCCTGTACGCGTGCCGGCCGGCCGCCGGCGGTAGCTGTGTCCGGCCCCTCCTCCCCGTGGCCGTGCCAGAGGGGCcgtgccggggcggggggccgtGCAAGCAGCCTGCGGGGCCAGCCTGGGGGCGGAAAAAGGGCAGTTCCCAGGAAATCAGTTAATGAAAGACCAAAACCACCAGCGGGTCGATTGGCGAGGCTCTCTGGGGTCAGgcagccccggcagccccccacCGCAGGGATGAGGTTCCCACTAGCCCTCTGCCTGGGCTTGGTGGCCCTGGCCACCGCCAGCCAGTCCCCGCTGCAGCGGCGGGTGGTGAAGGAAGTGCTGGAATATTTCCACAGCCGCAGCAACGTGCAGTTCTTCTTCAAGGAGCAGGCAGTGGAAGGGGCTGTCGAGCGG gaAGACCCCTCGGGGACATTTGTCCAGCTGCGCGTCAACCTGGTGCAGACGGCCTGTGGGAAGAGGGCACCGCGGCGGCAGAACTGCAGGACCCTGGAGAACCGG AGGAAGCCAACCTGCCTGGCTTGCTACAAGTTTGACAGCAGTGATGTCCCCAAGGTGCTGGACAAGTACCAGAACTGCGGCCCCAGCCATCACCTGGCGGTGAAG GAGATCAAACACCGAGACGAGGCGGAGTGCAGGGCGGTAGAGGAGGCTGGCAAGTCGGTGGATGTGCTTTACCTCCCTGGCATGTACGCCTTCTCCAAGGGGCTGCCAGCCTAG
- the LOC104312708 gene encoding uncharacterized protein — translation MRESFDALHALGSPMAKPEPVPLAERGEEMEAPGCAGSARLVVPKAEAIPEGDGEEPGAAGELGGLEHSCSGEEDWLVRKVKVEEEYEEWPAGPGTEALLAGQPPAGAFLHATGVPGCTGACKPEQPCPEELGYGGLPAFALPPWPLLGQSPAGAGADGCERCFQARLSLRLPVGEGEPQPCGGCGTPAPPRPFACAQCGKGFGKKAHLTRHLRVHTGERPFPCSQCGRCFRQKIHLRSHQKTHTGERPFPCPECGRRFRKKTHLVRHQRTHTGERPFPCARCGRCFAHKQHLLRHQQLHAEPAPGDGDGDGGVPAEQKPFPCPECGKSFSWKKNLASHRRLHREGRPFACAECGRGFSDKRHLMAHLRGHMGLKPYACPHCEKTFSHKPNLTTHQRTHTGERPFACPHCARGFAHNQHLLRHLRVHTGERPFACPQCGRCFSSRPNLIAHAKAHAGARPFVCEQCGRGFSRKSHLARHQAVHTGTRPHACAQCSKRFSSKTNLARHQAVHTGHRPYICTQCGKSFSRKTHLLRHERTHATAGTATAAPRQSWPAPAAPAPAALCPWRGGGLCAVVLVVGAARRVLQGRGAPTHPGGAPPRSEQTKTANKLTFVQFSRGCLGAEREPLGREGLGGLAEPRCHRAQADAGKLLGDVLGRWLYCEAAGARTGLLRRCRPVGAPHRGRGSLPHRVPEPGRRQRPPQGRLRPLRNTGGAAGSWRDGVRLPWDAGRKGDRSPGRAGEAAGAGAAARLRGNRGGGGGGRSRGGRREPPCAIPAGNNSGDSSSQSRGLLVSWGAGLGTSLPLAMAWQEGSARHGHVATARNYRHLQPSPAHTAAWQRDGAAAAALPGGQGCPQPLALTRSTAPSTACSLKKNCTLLRLWKYSSTSFTTRRCSGDWLAVARATKPRQRASGNLIPAVGGCRGCLTPESLANRPAGWPRRLLARPPAPARPLWHGHGEEGPDTATAGGRPARVQAVGIPASTQENWLRLPLKGRRAEARTRRTRRKAGAWGGGDTGNGGGRERTHTTLWPAPGHSMMAPAAGVAASSRRSYVTAAVNVIVSRDILRPPAAVTASCRRAALAAGARGAAGLPAGGWATLPPPCHPPLRPLAHRRSPGPLSSPACATGACPQAAARQPGASRLVNGFEARAGADFHGDPQQPFGGSRGRSEPATVAEGGGEGQPPPHALPGADVLSPRRAAPRGAMSAGGAPQPAHALNLLPYPRLSEGPRAGHELDAVSAEIPSDPCTGYRFFKPGGLFGIKQSEEPYTEGQQMQEESKILVSPCAVEPGRVNKVEQPEEKPGGAAGSLELYPAAASSSSRWFHGGQRAPERAGMERDGTASLSPLSTRVACWVPQLGAGPFRCAQCGKGFRQKQSLITHERIHTGEKPYRCGDCGKSFSQRPNLLTHRRVHTGERPFPCAQCGKSFSQKANLLAHQRIHAAGEKALAGGEQEDGTSSKPKLRSQQRNYQEDTPFVCPECGKSFRQKPNLITHRRIHTGERPFTCFLCGRSFNQKTNLVTHYRVHTGERPFACTQCGKRFTQKTNLVTHQSTHTDLRPYPCGQCQKCFKDKVSLKAHQKTHAPRQRRCPGRSPATGLPYGAAPTLLQPGGPEPEAPFSPMPTLPVQKITEGQELYSCTEKSFPPKESLLPHQQAPLGEQTFPCVQCGEGFCQKVTLLRPQHSPAAEAPGGCTAAFSHGPHLLGHLGVQPVLGDATPPAPPAPGVEKPFICNQCGNSFGLWLSLVAHQKTHLGQKSYPCPEHDKSSGDELSPKASQEKQVEGRAWVCPECGRSFAQYERLVKHRQNHRGRGPYRCDVCGKRFSLKTNLVTHQRIHTGERPFTCGVCGRRFNQKGNLVTHYRTHTGERPFACPQCGKRFAQKPNLIAHQKTHTGRQPFTCLECPKRFKSKLSLRVHQRVHAAERPQSEPGQAPGLQTHPGSPYPCSLCGETFEEHGELQLHRQGHAGERPHACAECGKRFRQKVNLAVHQRTHTGERPFRCAECGKGFSQKAHLLRHRRTHTGGIPPSCCEGTCPAHPEESDGSSTPLGKGSDPPSMLLPPCSRGAAHGSLAREELRPGTQPPNRPESPSGAADILLQLMQEDHHLVSGSHHPQEGPAGQCPCKCSEGGEGLSPKPPSLPPQCCCADCVSQRQLLLKPQPDCRAELWCKYGGCGRSFEEKRVLRVPERAHGEEKPSPCPSCL, via the exons ATGAGGGAGAGCTTCGACGCCCTGCACGCCCTGG GTTCCCCCATGGCCAAGCCGGAGCCAGTCCCGCTGGCAGAGcggggggaggagatggaggcaCCGGGCTGCGCCGGCTCAG CACGGCTGGTAGTCCCCAAGGCGGAGGCGATCCCCGAGGGCGATGGAGAGGAGCCGGGAGCTgcgggggagctggggggccTGGAGCACAGCTGCTCAGGTGAGG AGGACTGGCTGGTGAGGAAGGTGAAGGTGGAGGAGGAGTATGAGGAGTGGCCAGCCGGCCCTGGCACCGAAGCCCTGCTggcggggcagcccccagccggCGCCTTCCTCCATGCCACCGGCGTGCCAGGCTGCACGGGCGCCTGCAAGCCAGAGCAGCCGTGCCCGGAGGAGCTGGGTTACGGCGGGCTGCCCGCCTTCGCCCTGCCGCCCTGGCCGCTGCTGGGCCAGAGCCCGGCCGGCGCTGGCGCCGACGGCTGTGAGCGCTGCTTCCAGGCGCGGCTCAGCCTGCGGCTGCCGGTGGGCGAGGGCGAGCCCCAGCCCTGCGGGGGCTGTGGGACCCCGGCCCCCCCGCGCCCCTTTGCCTGCGCCCAGTGTGGGAAGGGCTTCGGGAAGAAGGCGCACCTGACCCGGCACCTGCGGGTACACACGGGCGAGCGgcccttcccctgcagccagtGCGGCCGCTGCTTCCGCCAGAAGATCCACCTGCGGTCCCACCAGAAGACGCACACGGGCGAGCggcccttcccctgccccgAGTGCGGCCGCCGCTTCCGCAAGAAAACCCACCTGGTACGGCACCAGCGTACCCACACCGGCGAGCGGCCCTTCCCCTGCGCCCGCTGCGGTCGCTGCTTCGCCCACAAGCAGCATCTCCTCCGGCACCAGCAACTGCACGCCGAGCCGGCgccaggggacggggacggggatgggggggtcccCGCCGAGCAGaagcccttcccctgccccgAGTGCGGGAAGAGCTTCAGCTGGAAGAAGAACCTGGCGTCCCACCGCCGGCTGCACCGGGAGGGACGGCCCTTCGCCTGCGCCGAGTGCGGCCGCGGCTTCAGCGACAAGCGGCACCTGATGGCGCATCTGCGGGGGCACATGGGGCTGAAGCCCTACGCCTGCCCCCACTGCGAGAAGACCTTCAGCCACAAGCCCAACCTGACCACGCATCAGCGCACCCACACCGGTGAGCGGCCCTTCGCCTGCCCCCACTGCGCCCGCGGCTTCGCCCACAACCAGCACCTCCTGCGGCACCTGCGGGTGCACACCGGCGAGCGCCCCTTCGCCTGCCCCCAGTGCGGCCGCTGCTTCAGCTCCCGGCCCAACCTCATCGCCCACGCCAAGGCGCACGCCGGCGCCCGGCCCTTCGTCTGCGAGCAGTGCGGCCGGGGCTTCAGCCGAAAGTCCCACCTGGCCCGGCACCAGGCGGTGCACACCGGCACCCGGCCCCACGCCTGCGCCCAGTGCAGCAAGCGCTTCAGCTCCAAGACCAACCTGGCGCGGCACCAGGCGGTGCACACCGGCCACCGGCCCTACATCTGCACCCAGTGCGGCAAGAGCTTCAGCCGCAAAACACATCTGCTGCGCCACGAGCGCACCCACGCCACTGCCGGCACTGCCACCGCCGCGCCCCGGCAGAGCTGGCCGGCCCCTGCTGCCCCGGCCCCTGCTGCCCTCTGCCCCTG gAGAGGGGGGGGTCTCTGCGCCGTGGTGCTAGTCGTCGGGGCTGCGCgcagggtgctgcagggcagaggggcACCGACCCACCCGGGGGGGGCTCCGCCGCGGTCAGAACAAACCAAAACTGCCAATAAACTGACTTTTGTTCAATTTTCCCGGGGGTGTCTCGGGGCTGAGCGGGAGCCGTTGGGGCGAGAAGGGCTGGGCGGGCTGGCAGAACCGCGGTGCCACCGGGCCCAGGCCGACGCCGGGAAGCTGCTCGGGGACGTGCTCGGCCGCTGGCTGTACTGCGAAGCAGCCGGTGCCCGTACCGGGCTCCTGCGGCGCTGCCGGCCGGTGGGAGCCCCTCACCGGGGCCGTGGGTCCCTGCCCCACCGTGTGCCGGAGCccgggcggcggcagcggccccCCCAGGGGCGTCTCCGACCGTTGCGGAATACCGGAGGGGCAGCGGGGTCGTGGCGTGATGGCGTCCGGCTGCCGTGGGATGCGGGAAGGAAGGGAGACCGGTCGCCCGGTCgggcgggggaggcggcgggggccggggcggccgctCGTCTCCGTGgcaaccggggggggggggggggggggcggagccGCGGTGGCCGCCGGGAGCCGCCGTGCG CGATCCCCGCTGGGAATAACAGCGGcgacagcagcagccagagccgGGGTTTACTGGTGAGCTGGGGggcag GCCTGGGGACGTCCCTGCCACTCGCCATGGCATGGCAGGAGGGCAGCGCCAGGCACGGCCACGTCGCCACTGCCAGGAACTATCGTCACCTCCAGCCCTCCCCGGCACACACGGCAGCGTGGCAGAGGGACGGGGCAg cagcagcagccctcccAGGGGGCCAAGGGTGCCCACAGCCCCTGGCGCTCACCCGCTCGACAGCCCCTTCCACTGCCTGCTCCTTGAAGAAGAACTGCACGTTGCTGCGGCTGTGGAAATATTCCAGCACTTCCTTCACCACCCGCCGCTGCAGCGGGGACTGGCTGGCGGTGGCCAGGGCCACCAAGCCCAGGCAGAGGGCTAGTGGGAACCTCATCCCTGCGgtggggggctgccggggctgcCTGACCCCAGAGAGCCTCGCCAATCGACCCGCTG GCTGGCCCCGCAGGCTGCTTGCacggccccccgccccggcacgGCCCCTCTGGCACGGCCACGGGGAGGAGGGGCCGGACACAGCTACCGCCGGCGGCCGGCCGGCACGCGTACAGGCGGTGGGGATACCGGCATCAACCCAGGAAAAT TGGCTCCGGCTGCCACTCAAGGGCCGCCGAGCAGAGGCCAGGacgaggaggacgaggaggaagGCCGGGGCCTGGGGCGGCGGTGACACGGGGAACGGCGGGGGGCGGGAACGGACACACACGACACTCTGGCCCGCCCCGGGACACTCTATGATGGCGCCG GCGGCGGGCGTGGCCGCTTCCTCCCGCCGCTCCTACGTCACCGCCGCGGTTAACGTCATCGTGTCGCGGGACATCCTCCGCCC CCCCGCCGCGGTAACGGCCTCCTGCCGCCGGGCAGCACTGGCTGCCGGTGCCCGCGGGGCCGCAGGGCTCCCCGCCGGGGGGTGGGCGACGCTGCCG CCGCCGTGCCACCCGCCTCTGCGGCCTCTCGCCCAtcgccgcagccccggccccctcTCCTCGCCTGCCTGCGCCACGGGAGCCTGCCCGCAGGCGGCTGCCCGCCAACCCGGGGCCTCCCGGCTTGTAAACGGATTTGAGGCCAGGGCGGGGGCGGATTTTCATGG GGACCCGCAGCAGCCATTTGGAGGAAGTCGGGGAAGATCGGAGCCCGCGACCGTGGCGGAAGGCGGAGGGGAAGGACAGCCGCCGCCCCACGCTCTCCCCGGAGCTGATGTCCTCTCCCCTCGCCGGGCGGCCCCAAGGGGAGCGATGTCTGCAGGGGGAGCACCCCAG CCTGCCCACGCCCTGAACTTGCTCCCTTACCCCAGGCTGAGCGAGGGGCCGAGAGCCGGACACGAGCTGGATGCTGTCAGCGCGGAGATCCCGTCCGACCCCTGCACAG GCTACAGATTTTTCAAGCCCGGTGGTTTGTTCGGTATTAAACAGTCGGAGGAGCCATATACCGAAGGCCAACAGATGCAGGAGGAGAGCAAGATCCTCGTGAGCCCCTGTGCGG TTGAGCCCGGTCGAGTGAATAAAGTCGAACAGCCCGAGGAGAAACCCGGGGGAGCTGCCGGCTCCCTGGAGCTGTATCCTGCAGCCGCCAGCAGTTCCAGCCGCTGGTTTCATGGTGGGCAGCGTGCACCCGAGCGGGCGGGCATGGAGAGAGATGGCACCGCCAGCCTCAGCCCGCTGTCCACCCGAGTGGCCTGCTGGGTGCCGCAGCTTGGCGCCGGCCCTTTCCGCTGCGCCCAGTGCGGGAAAGGTTTCCGTCAGAAGCAAAGCCTCATCACACACGAGAGGATCCACACCGGAGAGAAACCCTACAGGTGCGGGGACTGCGGGAAGAGTTTCAGCCAGCGGCCCAACCTCCTGACCCACCGCCGCGTGCACACAGGGGAGCGCCCCTTCCCCTGTGCCCAATGCGGCAAGAGCTTCAGCCAGAAGGCCAACCTCCTGGCCCACCAGCGGATCCACGCTGCCGGGGAAAAGGCGCTGGCTGGGGGTGAGCAGGAGGACGGCACTTCCAGCAAGCCGAAGCTGCGATCCCAGCAGAGGAATTACCAGGAGGACACCCCCTTCGTCTGCCCCGAGTGTGGGAAGAGCTTCCGACAGAAGCCCAACCTGATCACCCACCGGAGGATCCACACCGGGGAGCGTCCCTTCACCTGCTTCCTCTGCGGCAGGAGCTTCAACCAGAAGACCAATCTGGTGACCCACTACCGCGTTCACACGGGGGAGCGCCCCTTCGCCTGCACCCAGTGCGGCAAGCGCTTCACCCAGAAAACCAACCTGGTGACGCACCAGAGCACCCACACAGACCTCCGTCCCTATCCCTGCGGGCAGTGCCAGAAGTGCTTCAAGGACAAAGTCTCCCTCAAAGCCCATCAGAAGACTCACGCCCCGCGCCAGCGGCGCTGCCCGGGCCGCAGCCCGGCCACCGGCCTGCCCTATGGGGCTGCGCCCACCCTGCTCCAGCCCGGTGGTCCCGAGCCAGAGGCCCCCTTCAGCCCCATGCCAACGCTGCCCGTTCAGAAGATCACTGAGGGCCAAGAGCTGTACTCATGTACAGAGAAGAGCTTTCCCCCCAAGGAGTCGCTCCTGCCGCACCAGCAAGCCCCCCTGGGTGAGCAGACCTTCCCCTGCGTCCAGTGCGGGGAGGGGTTTTGCCAGAAGGTGACTCTCCTCCGGCCGCAGCACAGCCCTGCCGCCGAGGCTCCCGGTGGGTGCACGGCAGCCTTCAGCCACGGCCCACACCTCCTGGGGCACCTGGGGGTGCAGCCTGTCCTGGGGGATGCgacccccccagctcccccggCCCCCGGGGTAGAGAAGCCCTTCATCTGTAACCAGTGCGGCAATAGCTTTGGCCTCTGGCTCTCCCTCGTGGCCCACCAGAAGACCCACCTCGGGCAGAAGTCCTACCCGTGCCCTGAGCATGACAAAAGCTCCGGTGATGAGCTGTCCCCCAAAGCTTCCCAGGAGAAGCAGGTGGAGGGGAGGGCCTGGGTGTGCCCCGAGTGTGGGAGAAGCTTTGCCCAGTACGAGCGTTTGGTAAAGCACCGGCAAAACCACCGGGGCAGAGGGCCCTACCGCTGCGATGTCTGCGGGAAGAGGTTCAGCCTGAAGACCAACTTGGTGACCCACCAGCGCATCCACACCGGGGAGCGTCCCTTCACCTGCGGCGTCTGTGGCCGGCGCTTCAACCAGAAGGGGAATCTGGTGACCCACTACCGCACGCACACGGGGGAACGCCCCTTTGCCTGCCCCCAGTGCGGCAAGCGCTTTGCCCAGAAGCCCAACCTCATCGCCCACCAGAAGACCCACACCGGCAGGCAGCCCTTCACGTGCCTGGAGTGTCCCAAGCGCTTCAAGAGCAAGCTCTCCCTGCGGGTCCACCAGCGAGTGCACGCAGCGGAGAGACCCCAGAGCGAGCCAGGCCAGGCCCCTGGCCTGCAGACCCACCCTGGCAGCCCCTATCCCTGCTCACTCTGCGGGGAGACCTTTGAGGAGCACggggagctgcagctgcaccGGCAGGGCCACGCCGGGGAGCGGCCGCATGCCTGCGCCGAGTGCGGGAAGCGATTCCGGCAGAAGGTGAATCTGGCTGTTCACCAGAGGACCCACACTGGCGAGCGGCCGTTTCGCTGCGCCGAGTGCGGGAAGGGCTTCAGCCAGAAGGCTCACCTCCTCCGGCACCGCAGGACGCACACCGGCGGCATCCCGCCCTCCTGCTGCGAGGGGACGTGCCCAGCGCACCCAGAGGAGTCGGATGGGAGCAGCACACCCCTGGGAAAGGGGTCTGACCCCCCCAGCATGCTGCTGCCCCCCTGCTCTCGTGGAGCTGCTCATGGATCGCTGGCTCGGGAGGAGCTTCGGCCAGGAACGCAGCCCCCCAACAGACCAGAGAGCCCCTCCGGGGCAGCAGACATCCTCCTACAGCTGATGCAGGAAGACCATCACCTCGTGTCCGGCTCCCACCACCCGCAGGAGGGACCCGCAGGGCAGTGCCCCTGTAAGTGCAGCGAGGGGGGGGAAGGCTTGAGCCCGAAGCCGCCGAGCCTGCCAccgcagtgctgctgtgctgactGCGTGAGCCAGCGGCAGCTGCTCCTGAAGCCCCAGCCCGACTGCCGAGCGGAGCTCTGGTGCAAGTATGGTGGCTGCGGCAGAAGCTTTGAGGAGAAGCGAGTCCTGAGAGTGCCTGAGAGAGCGCACGGTGAAGAGAAACCCTCGCCGTGCCCCAGCTGCTTGTAA
- the LRRC61 gene encoding leucine-rich repeat-containing protein 61, translating to MEGRGEAEVEEEEEDEEEEEEEEGVRITPQLLKASTGEFALESILLLKLRGRGIAHLGCLGDCANLEWLDLSGNAIAQLGPLAALKSLAVLNLSRNRVASLEPLGSCHNLQSLNVAGNLVSSLQQLRCLTGLRRLESLRLRDPLARLANPLCAAPAYRAALADMFPGLKAIDGERVSGRGSELYQLCRDLDSSLGRGGGAGTGTEPPRAAQPWVEASFWEPRPPRRSSIMEEAYKQFGEVLQECRELSRRADDTIAQAERTLSGRPDPNSFVF from the coding sequence ATGGAGGGACGCGGGGAGGccgaggtggaggaggaggaagaggatgaggaagaggaggaggaggaggagggggtgcGGATCACCCCCCAGCTGCTGAAGGCCAGCACCGGGGAGTTCGCCCTGGAGTCCATCCTGCTGCTGAAGCTGCGGGGCCGCGGCATCGCCCACCTGGGCTGCCTGGGCGACTGCGCCAACCTGGAGTGGCTGGACCTCTCCGGCAACGCCATCGCCCAGCTGGGACCGCTGGCCGCCCTCAAGTCCCTCGCCGTCCTCAACCTCTCCCGCAACCGCGTCGCCAGCCTGGAGCCGCTTGGCTCCTGCCACAACCTCCAGAGCCTCAACGTCGCCGGTAACCTGGtgagcagcctgcagcagctgcgCTGCCTGACGGGGCTGCGGCGCCTGGAGAGCCTGCGCCTGCGAGACCCCCTCGCCCGCCTCGCCAACCCTCTCTGCGCCGCCCCGGCTTACCGTGCCGCCTTGGCGGACATGTTCCCCGGCCTCAAAGCCATCGACGGCGAGCGGGTGTCCGGTCGCGGCAGCGAGCTCTACCAGCTCTGCCGGGATCTCGACAGCTCGCTGGgacgcggcggcggcgccggtACTGGTACCGAACCACCCCGCGCGGCTCAGCCCTGGGTGGAGGCGAGTTTCTGGgagccgcggccgccccggcgCAGCTCCATCATGGAGGAGGCCTACAAGCAGTTCGGGGAGGTGCTGCAGGAGTGCCGGGAGCTGAGCCGCCGCGCCGACGACACCATCGCCCAGGCGGAGCGGACGCTGAGCGGCCGACCTGACCCCAACTCCTTTGTCTTCTGA